The following proteins are co-located in the Leishmania panamensis strain MHOM/PA/94/PSC-1 chromosome 26 sequence genome:
- a CDS encoding mitotubule-associated protein Gb4, putative (TriTrypDB/GeneDB-style sysID: LpmP.26.1910) has translation MTSATVDDNALMHLSVGDFVAVVTHHMKDGKLHWTLGSVETPPYLRDVEIRLWEKQRLEYYDEDDTPANPESEELMKRIAQVKQDLQKSIDQSTDLTKQLRARRAAIMQRLREVDNYVAESKAAREAARDDVESIPDCYWQELKSYRMPPKMVLVIIRAVMLLLSEDDARTWLQMQRVLRDFDFKRRITSYDPNQQLSSKRRNYILQECVSKRSFRYDRAMQCSMAIGPIYYWVLAQLDSGEAQSQKDHVNRERIARQKELRGVLKQIAEQEKRIAEYQELMDDLDDQLRVCNQGNSNGSTVSRPHHRISANDRYAESLAACEGKEYLRPAFYAWKPTDRVIIVLRKNIVCNFGAVTSQGHEEEGYTMSHSQIEMLDAALMRHQQALEAMGEDDEEREDKALEEDMFKQSDSEAHSTLRSDEDILQERQRNATEATSKLQRKFEGKNWQRVLDRKRDAIEAAFTEESATCLMVPEYYISIDDLTVGSLLVDFSVQHDGQRTDAELQGCVKACGYPKVMSLYEEDDEDEEIGEGPEHQMKFGGDFWADITSEHRGEIEAAFLEDTSAATGAPQDEIVVHDIRADADEGLTVDYSMLSTGCNPEEVQKRVDAYAYPAVWGLYQRLAGLDGVGPIHHVRFCGERWADIMPGAEEAIKEAFIEDTADALGVAPQQVIPDEIRYENGLTASYAVTHCTLDGDEVDSKAEHYHYPSMWALYDRLVAAVVGAAYQKSFEGDGWETVLRAARPEVSEAFCIDTARAIKSAPCKVDLRSMDTDQNRLLVSYNVGDSQQRAGEVRESTRKYPYPEVWALYQMIMAEESKGTQNLTQTFDGEGWEAINERIPEQVREAFTEDVAVATRVDQACVTIHSINTRKMGMTVEYGLAREKGQSSYAMHKAAKDFDYPATWSLYEANKKSAPTRSIGKRASGILERCFEGEDWDIIVEGYPEELRDAFCSDAARVMGVSKHNVSIISAEIGSLIVKYQIVDPPCEDSEIAQRVEEDDFPEVMALYCRRMRGGDEGAAAKSPTVPELQNLEGMLPKMFDGDEWGFVMANHRARLEEAFVRDTADALGVSAEQVIVEEMTADVYMLRVEYRVLDCPSDKAAVQAAVEDYPYPFVWEMYPDEEDLGKYQRTFDGTAWEEVVASHENAVREAFAKDVADALNTDRHYVIVKSVRANAEGLVVRYNVMNEACYDGQVMDMRLKYGYPKTWALYGMEKEGGWVTTSHQVGFDGDDWVYVVQEKMPELQKAFVNCTAELFHIDAEHVTSTKYTVGSLIVDFELTHPAELSEEEIRKQLTACPYEPVWELYGYHPWDPTEVTETTHEVCFKGPGWATVLGSQRKELEECFRQGTATALEVELADVRIDSANCTKEFLFIHTTVTHHVFQDKELLQEQLSRYPYEEVWKLYVEDPGQGWTTTSHQVGFDGDDWEYILAVKRKSLEDAFRTCTCRSLELTDEHITNIVFETNEKALLTTFEVKHPKEQSEAGVNQKLAECDYMPVWELYIDHPYNPEELETTSHEIGFEGEEWNKVIETQPKQLEEAIMLDAADALDLTPNDITSIKTSFENGTVLIVRLNIQHPVLQDKELIQEQLGRYPHERVWALYEDAPLTPLSKENAAGFCRDAEGASGILERCFEGEDWDIIVEGCSEELRDAFCSDAARVMGVSKHNVSIISAEIGSLIVKYQIVDPPCEDSEIAQRVEEDDFPEVMALYCRRMRGGDESAAAKSPVVPEKEREMTTTLQDCGFEGTDWDYVWSIKQEAMCEAFAQGVADALGIRPADVQNINMEKSDDGIVLGASVTHPLVQDYQTIQKALKDHPFEELWVLYETRPYDPCEVVKTEHVIYFEGAKWGSVMESRGEEVVGAIRKDTASALKLLEDDVVSVCTKVESTGLVATVVVSHSPLQDDELIQEELIKCEYEHLWALYCPEDEAPHGTKHFDGLNWASVIANDKDSVMQAFRMDTATAIGVHPEDVDVNDIRTTDEGMDVDYTVNFANASEEDTEHILQAYPYPNVWDHYRVGEEEEREMTTTLQDCGFEGTDWDYVWSIKQEAMCEAFAQGVADALGIRPADVQNINMEKSDDGIVLGASVTHPLVQDYQTIQKALKDHPFEELWVLYEMRPCVTNVLKSSLAGAGERESRELQRVFSGHDWDLVLKFCREEARDAFRKGVADSVNVVKSDVVVVDMRIGSLIVKYKVRGCNLDSEEINERVNAYDFPELMALYRARVRGGDEDEGEGSVSRSSAMQPEEVIPVDVADESEPPEGYKRVALSVNFEGELWVQIVKTHRRELAGAFRTDTAKSIGVTLEDIHIPECIVSAVSLLVHFSVLYAETATEEELRHKIDEYSYSDVWALYDDMAESLAAAVSEVMVKHFDGVNWGIVMEAYPTRVLEAFKEDTANVLQSDVSRVFVEDIALGSLVVRFRVRGLRMSLKRATLLVDNYAYPKVWALYIPREEANRSTSSCGTSENRSRHSRRRTEHLVSGEGVAPEDTVTYLRKALADARRERDMYMEQAEQAEMAQRASEKK, from the coding sequence ATGACCTCCGCCACTGTCGACGACAATGCGCTGATGCATCTCAGCGTGGGTGACTTCGTCGCAGTCGTTACCCATCACATGAAGGATGGCAAGCTGCACTGGACCTTGGGCTCCGTAGAGACGCCGCCGTACCTGCGTGATGTCGAGATCCGCCTGtgggagaagcagcggcttGAATACTACGATGAGGACGACACCCCGGCGAACCCAGAGTCCGAGGAGCTGATGAAGCGCATTGCCCAGGTGAAACAGGACCTCCAGAAGAGCATTGACCAGTCCACGGACCTTAcaaagcagctgcgcgcccGCCGCGCTGCAATTATGCAGCGGCTCCGCGAGGTTGACAATTACGTTGCGGAGTCGAAGGCCGCTCGCGAAGCTGCGCGCGACGACGTCGAGAGCATCCCCGACTGCTACTGGCAGGAGCTAAAGTCGTACCGTATGCCACCTAAGATGGTGTTGGTGATAATTCGCGCTGTGatgttgcttctctctgaGGACGATGCCCGCACGTGGCTGCAGATGCagcgggtgctgcgcgacttCGACTTCAAGCGCCGCATCACCAGCTACGACCCCAACCAACAGCTCTCTTCTAAGCGCCGTAACTACATTCTGCAGGAGTGCGTGAGCAAGAGGAGCTTTCGCTACGACCGTGCCATGCAATGTAGCATGGCGATTGGCCCCATCTACTACTGGGTGCTGGCTCAGCTTGACAGCGGCGAGGCCCAGTCACAGAAGGACCACGTCAACCGGGAGAGGATTGCCCGCCAGAAAGAGCTTCGTGGCGTGCTGAAGCAAATTgcggagcaggagaagcgcaTAGCGGAGTATCAGGAGCTCATGGACGACCTGGATGATcagttgcgtgtgtgcaacCAGGGaaacagcaacggcagcaccgtctcgcgcccgcaccaccgcatcTCCGCCAACGACCGCTACGCCGAGAGCCTTGCCGCTTGCGAGGGGAAGGAATACCTTCGTCCGGCCTTCTACGCATGGAAGCCAACGGACCGCGTCATCATCGTGCTTCGCAAGAATATCGTCTGTAACTTTGGCGCCGTCACCTCGCAGGggcatgaggaggagggctacACCATGAGCCACTCGCAGATCGAAATGTTGGATGCAGCCCTCATGCGCCACCAGCAAGCCCTGGAAGCGATGGGagaggatgacgaggagcGCGAGGACAAGGCCCTTGAGGAGGACATGTTCAAGCAGAGCGACAGCGAAGCCCACAGCACGCTACGCAGCGATGAGGACATtctgcaggagcgccagcgcaaCGCCACCGAGGCGACATcgaagctgcagcgcaagtTCGAGGGAAAGAACTGGCAGCGCGTTCTCGACCGCAAGCGCGACGCCATCGAGGCTGCTTTCACAGAGGAGTCTGCCACGTGCCTGATGGTGCCGGAGTACTATATCTCCATCGACGACCTCACGGTCGGGAGCCTCCTCGTCGACTTCTCGGTCCAGCACGATGGCCAGCGCACCgacgcagagctgcagggcTGCGTGAAGGCGTGCGGGTACCCGAAAGTCATGTCGCTctacgaggaggacgacgaggacgaggagatcGGCGAGGGCCCGGAGCATCAGATGAAGTTTGGCGGCGACTTCTGGGCCGACATAACCAGCGAGCACCGTGGCGAGATTGAGGCCGCTTTCCTGGAAGACACGAGCGCTGCGACTGGTGCGCCGCAGGATGAGATCGTTGTCCACGACATTCGCGCTGACGCAGACGAGGGCCTAACGGTGGATTACTCGATGCTGAGCACGGGTTGCAATCCCGAGGAAGTGCAGAAGCGGGTGGACGCCTATGCCTACCCTGCCGTGTGGGGCCTGTACCAGCGGCTGGCCGGGCTGGATGGAGTGGGGCCGATTCACCACGTGCGCTTCTGCGGCGAGCGGTGGGCGGACATCATGCCTGGCGCCGAGGAAGCGATCAAAGAGGCTTTTATCGAGGACACCGCTGACGCGCTCGGGGttgcgccgcagcaggtgaTCCCCGACGAAATCCGCTACGAGAACGGGCTGACGGCGTCCTACGCCGTGACTCACTGCACCCTGGATGGCGACGAGGTTGATTCCAAGGCGGAACACTACCATTACCCCAGTATGTGGGCGCTGTACGACCGcctcgtggcggcggtcgtCGGTGCGGCGTACCAGAAGAGCTTCGAGGGCGACGGCTGGgagacggtgctgcgtgCGGCGCGACCAGAGGTGTCGGAGGCGTTTTGCATAGATACGGCGAGGGCCATTAAGTCTGCGCCCTGCAAGGTCGACCTTCGCTCTATGGACACTGACCAGAACCGCCTGCTTGTTTCCTACAACGTTGGTGACTCACAGCAGCGTGCCGGCGAGGTGCGGGAGAGCACCCGGAAATACCCCTACCCGGAGGTATGGGCACTGTACCAGATGATCATGGCGGAGGAGTCTAAAGGCACTCAAAACCTTACCCAGACATTTgacggagaggggtgggaggcGATCAACGAAAGGATACCGGAGCAGGTGCGCGAGGCCTTTACGGAAGATGTGGCTGTCGCCACTCGAGTCGACCAGGCGTGCGTGACAATCCACAGCATTAATACGAGAAAGATGGGTATGACCGTTGAGTATGGCCTTGCTCGTGAAAAGGGCCAGTCCTCGTATGCAATGCATAAGGCAGCGAAGGACTTCGACTACCCTGCTACGTGGAGCCTATACGAGGCGAACAAGAAGAGCGCGCCCACACGCAGCATCGGTAAGCGCGCCTCTGGCATCCTCGAGCGGTGCTTCGAAGGCGAAGACTGGGACATCATTGTCGAGGGCTACCCTGAGGAACTGCGTGACGCCTTCTGCTCGGACGCGGCGCGTGTGATGGGTGTCTCGAAGCACAACGTGAGTATCATCAGCGCAGAGATCGGCAGCCTGATCGTGAAGTACCAGATTGTGGACCCGCCGTGCGAGGACAGCGAAATTGCACAgcgtgtggaggaggacgacttTCCTGAGGTGATGGCTCTGTACTGTCGCCGCatgcgcggtggcgacgaggGCGCAGCCGCCAAGAGCCCTACAGTCCCAGAGCTGCAGAACCTCGAAGGGATGCTGCCGAAGATGTTTGACGGAGACGAGTGGGGCTTTGTGATGGCAAACCACCGCGCGAggctggaggaggcgtttGTGAGGGACACGGCCGACGCCCTCGGCGTGAGCGCTGAGCAGGTGATTGTGGAGGAGATGACGGCGGATGTGTACATGCTGCGGGTGGAGTACAGAGTACTCGACTGCCCATCCGACAAGGCGGCAGTGCAAGCGGCCGTGGAGGACTACCCGTATCCGTTCGTGTGGGAGATGTACCCAGACGAGGAGGATCTGGGCAAGTACCAGAGGACCTTCGACGGCACTGCCTGGGAGGAAGTCGTTGCCTCCCACGAGAACGCTGTGAGGGAGGCCTTCGCCAAGGATGTGGCTGATGCTCTCAATACAGACAGGCACTATGTCATTGTTAAGTCTGTCCGCGCCAACGCGGAGGGTCTCGTAGTGCGCTACAACGTGATGAACGAGGCGTGCTATGACGGGCAGGTAATGGATATGCGGCTGAAGTACGGCTACCCGAAGACGTGGGCGCTCTATGGGATGGAAAAGGAAGGCGGCTGGGTGACAACGTCGCACCAAGTCGGCTTCGACGGTGACGACTGGGTGTACGTCGTGCAGGAGAAGATGCCggagctgcagaaggcgTTTGTCAACTGCACCGCCGAGCTATTTCATATAGATGCGGAACACGTCACGAGCACCAAGTACACGGTGGGCAGCCTCATCGTGGACTTCGAGCTCACCCACCCGGCGGAgttgagcgaggaggagatcagGAAGCAGCTCACCGCGTGCCCATACGAGCCGGTCTGGGAGCTCTACGGCTACCACCCGTGGGACCCGACGGAGGTGACGGAGACGACGCATGAGGTCTGCTTCAAGGGACCGGGGTGGGCGACCGTGCTGGGGTCACAGCGCAAGGAACTGGAAGAGTGCTTCAGGCAGGGTacggcgacagcgctcgAGGTCGAGCTGGCCGACGTGCGCATCGACTCGGCCAACTGCACAAAGGAGTTTCTCTTCATACATACTACCGTCACCCACCACGTCTTCCAAGATAAAGAGcttctgcaggagcagctcaGCCGCTACCCATACGAGGAAGTGTGGAAGCTCTACGTTGAGGACCCAGGCCAGGGCTGGACCACCACCTCGCACCAGGTCGGCTTTGATGGCGACGACTGGGAGTACATCTTGGCTGTCAAGAGGAAGTCGCTGGAGGACGCCTTCCGCACGTGCACCTGCAGGTCTCTAGAACTGACAGACGAGCATATTACGAACATCGTCTTTGAGACCAACGAGAAGGCCCTACTGACCACCTTCGAGGTGAAGCACCCGAAGGAGCAGTCAGAGGCGGGGGTGAACCAGAAGCTTGCCGAGTGTGACTACATGCCCGTGTGGGAGCTTTATATTGATCACCCATACAACCCAGAGGAGCTCGAGACGACGTCACACGAGATCGGCTtcgagggagaagagtggaACAAGGTAATAGAGACACAACCAAAGCAGCTCGAAGAGGCCATCATGCTCGACGCGGCCGACGCGCTCGATTTGACGCCGAACGACATCACGTCGATTAAGACCAGCTTTGAGAACGGCACCGTACTAATCGTGCGCCTCAACATCCAACATCCGGTGCTGCAAGACAAGGAGCTCATCCAGGAGCAGCTGGGCCGTTACCCGCACGAGCGTGTATGGGCGCTCTACGAGGATGCACCACTCACACCCCTTAGCAAGGAGAACGCAGCCGGATTTTGCCGTGACGCCGAAGGCGCCTCTGGCATCCTCGAGCGGTGCTTCGAAGGCGAAGACTGGGACATCATTGTCGAGGGCTGCTCTGAGGAACTGCGTGACGCTTTCTGCTCGGACGCGGCGCGTGTGATGGGTGTCTCGAAGCACAACGTGAGTATCATCAGCGCAGAGATCGGCAGCCTGATCGTGAAGTACCAGATTGTGGACCCGCCGTGCGAGGACAGCGAAATTGCACAgcgtgtggaggaggacgacttTCCTGAGGTGATGGCTCTGTACTGTCGCCGCatgcgcggtggcgacgagaGCGCAGCCGCCAAGAGCCCTGTAGTtccagagaaggagagggagatgacgacgacgctgcaggACTGCGGGTTCGAGGGCACGGACTGGGACTACGTGTGGTCCATCAAGCAGGAGGCGATGTGTGAGGCCTTCGCGCAGGGTGTTGCGGACGCGCTGGGGATTAGGCCGGCTGACGTCCAAAACATCAACATGGAGAAGTCGGATGACGGCATTGTGCTCGGTGCGAGCGTGACGCACCCGCTGGTGCAGGACTACCAGACGATCCagaaggcgctgaaggaCCACCCGTTCGAGGAGTTGTGGGTGCTGTACGAGACGCGTCCGTATGACCCGTGCGAGGTGGTGAAAACGGAGCACGTCATCTACTTCGAGGGTGCTAAATGGGGCTCTGTTATGGAGAGCaggggcgaggaggtggtgggggcaATCCGTAAGGACACGGCGAGCGCGCTGAAATTGCTGGAGGACGACGTGGTGAGCGTGTGCACGAAGGTGGAGTCAACCGGGCTGGTCGCCACGGTCGTGGTGAGCcactcgccgctgcaggacgATGAGCTGATCCAGGAGGAGCTGATCAAGTGTGAGTACGAGCACTTGTGGGCGCTGTACTGCCCCGAGGATGAGGCACCACATGGCACGAAGCACTTCGACGGCTTGAACTGGGCGAGCGTAATCGCGAACGACAAGGACAGTGTGATGCAGGCGTTCCGCATGGACACGGCCACTGCCATAGGCGTGCATCCGGAGGATGTGGATGTGAACGATATCCGCACGACGGATGAGGGTATGGATGTGGACTACACGGTGAACTTCGCAAAcgcgagcgaggaggacacggAGCACATACTGCAGGCGTACCCGTACCCGAACGTGTGGGACCACTACCGtgtcggcgaggaggaggagagggagatgacgacgacgctgcaggACTGCGGGTTCGAGGGCACGGACTGGGACTACGTGTGGTCCATCAAGCAGGAGGCGATGTGTGAGGCCTTCGCGCAGGGTGTTGCGGACGCGCTGGGGATTAGGCCGGCTGACGTCCAAAACATCAACATGGAGAAGTCGGATGACGGCATTGTGCTCGGTGCGAGCGTGACGCACCCGCTGGTGCAGGACTACCAGACGATCCagaaggcgctgaaggaCCACCCGTTCGAGGAGTTGTGGGTGCTGTACGAGATGCGGCCATGCGTTACAAACGTTCTGAAGAGCAGTTTGGCTGGTGCTGGCGAACGAGAGTctcgcgagctgcagcgcgtttTCAGTGGCCACGACTGGGACCTTGTACTGAAGTTTTGtcgagaggaggcgagagacGCGTTCCGCAAGGGTGTTGCGGACTCCGTGAACGTGGTGAAATCGgacgtcgtggtggtggacaTGCGCATCGGCAGCCTGATCGTCAAGTACAAGGTGCGCGGATGCAACTTGGACAGCGAAGAGATCAACGAGAGGGTCAATGCGTATGATTTTCCTGAGCTCATGGCGCTGTATCGTGCGCGagtgcgcggcggcgacgaggacgagggtGAAGGCAGCGTCTCGAGGAGCTCCGCGATGCAACCCGAGGAAGTCATTCCTGTCGACGTTGCTGACGAAAGTGAGCCGCCGGAAGGATACAAGCGTGTTGCGCTGAGTGTGAATTTTGAAGGTGAGCTCTGGGTGCAGATCGTAAAGACGCACAGAAGGGAGCTGGCAGGTGCTTTCCGCACTGACACGGCCAAGTCCATCGGCGTTACCCTGGAGGACATCCACATTCCGGAGTGCATTGTGAGCGCGGTGAGTCTGCTGGTGCACTTCAGCGTTCTCTATGCGGAGACGGCGactgaggaggagctgcgccacaaAATTGATGAATACTCCTACAGCGATGTCTGGGCTCTCTATGACGACATGGCGGAgtctcttgctgctgctgtgtcggAAGTGATGGTTAAGCACTTCGACGGCGTTAACTGGGGCATCGTGATGGAAGCGTACCCGACGCGTGTCCTGGAGGCCTTCAAGGAGGACACGGCGAATGTGCTGCAGAGTGATGTGTCGAGGGTCTTTGTGGAGGACATCGCTTTGGGCAGCCTCGTCGTGCGCTTCCGCGTGCGGGGGCTGAGAATGTCACTGAAGAGGGCGACGTTGCTGGTAGACAACTATGCCTATCCGAAAGTGTGGGCGCTGTACATCCCTCGCGAGGAGGCGAACCGCTCTACTTCAAGCTGCGGCACAAGTGAAAACCGATCTCGCCATTCACGCCGACGGACTGAGCATCTTGTGTCGGGGGAGGGTGTGGCACCGGAGGACACCGTGACATACCTGCGAAAGGCCCTCGCCGATGCCCGTCGTGAGCGTGATATGTACATGGAACAGGCGGAGCAGGCCgagatggcgcagcgcgcaaGCGAGAAGAAATAA